One window of the Macaca thibetana thibetana isolate TM-01 chromosome 1, ASM2454274v1, whole genome shotgun sequence genome contains the following:
- the LOC126943432 gene encoding olfactory receptor 2G6, whose amino-acid sequence MEETNNSYEKGFLLLGFSDQPQLERFLFVIILFFYILSLLGNTAIILVSRLDSRLHTPMYFFLSNLSCVDICFTTSVAPQLLVTMNKTDKTMSYGGCVAQLYAAMGLGSSECILLAVMAYDRYAAVCRPLHYTAMMHPRLCASLASVAWLSGLITSLVQCSLTVQLPLCGRRKLDHIFCEVPVLIKLACVDTTFNEAELFVASVVFLIVPVLLILVSYGFITQAVLRIQSAAGRQKAFGTCSSHLVVVIIFYGTIIFMYLQPANSRSKNQGKFVSLFYTIVTPLLNPIIYTLRNKDVKGALRTLILGNAIGQSYGD is encoded by the coding sequence ATGGAGGAAACCAACAACAGCTATGAAAAGGGGTTTCTTCTCCTGGGATTTTCAGATCAGCCTCAGCTAGAGAGGTTTCTCTTTGTCATCATTTTGTTCTTCTACATCTTGAGCCTTCTGGGGAACACTGCCATCATACTAGTGTCTCGTCTGGACTCCAGACTCCACACTCCAATGTACTTCTTCCTCAGCAACCTCTCGTGTGTGGACATCTGCTTTACCACCAGTGTTGCCCCACAGTTGCTGGTTACCATGAATAAGACAGACAAAACCATGAGCTACGGTGGCTGTGTGGCCCAGCTCTACGCGGCCATGGGCTTGGGCTCGTCTGAGTGCATCCTCTTGGCTGTCATGGCTTATGACCGCTATGCTGCTGTCtgccggccactgcactacacaGCCATGATGCACCCGAGGCTCTGTGCGTCTCTGGCCAGTGTAGCATGGCTCAGCGGCCTCATTACCTCTCTGGTTCAGTGCTCCCTCACTGTGCAGCTGCCCCTCTGTGGTCGTCGCAAACTGGATCATATTTTCTGTGAGGTGCCAGTGCTCATCAAACTGGCCTGTGTGGATACGACTTTCAATGAGGCAGAACTCTTTGTGGCCAGTGTAGTCTTTCTAATAGTCCCGGTGTTACTCATCTTAGTCTCCTATGGCTTTATCACCCAAGCTGTGTTAAGGATACAATCAGCTGCGGGGCGCCAAAAGGCCTTTGGGACCTGTTCCTCTCACCTGGTTGTGGTCATCATTTTCTATGGGACCATCATATTCATGTACCTTCAACCGGCCAATAGTAGATCCAAAAACCAGGGaaagtttgtttctcttttctatacCATAGTCACCCCCCTTTTAAATCCCATTATCTACACTCTGAGAAACAAAGATGTGAAAGGGGCCTTGAGGACCCTGATACTGGGAAATGCTATTG